In Halopelagius longus, the following proteins share a genomic window:
- a CDS encoding transcription initiation factor IIB has translation MSDTSSVTAHRRGETDETRTERPERRDGDEKLRCPECASSALVADEEHGETVCDDCGLVVEEDSVDRGPEWRAFDAAERDEKSRVGAPTTNTMHDKGLSTNIGRENRDSKGNSLSSRQRKRMHRLRTWNERFRTRDSKERNLKQALGEIDRMASALGLPENVRETASVIYRRALDDGLLPGRSIEGIATASLYAAARMAHVPRSLDELARVSRVDEREFQGAYRYVVRELALEIEPADPTEYLPRFASELDVPAETERTARELLEDAKEANLHSGKSPVGLAAAALYAAVRLTNVHVTQTMIADVSDISEVTIRNRYQELLDAREESAFDGPNPAPQSL, from the coding sequence ATGAGCGATACCTCCTCGGTCACCGCGCACCGACGCGGTGAGACGGACGAGACGCGAACAGAACGCCCCGAACGGAGAGACGGGGACGAGAAACTGCGGTGCCCGGAGTGTGCGTCGTCCGCACTCGTCGCCGACGAGGAACACGGGGAGACGGTCTGCGACGACTGCGGACTCGTCGTCGAGGAGGACTCCGTTGACCGCGGCCCCGAGTGGCGCGCCTTCGACGCCGCCGAACGCGACGAGAAGTCCCGCGTCGGCGCGCCGACGACGAACACGATGCACGACAAGGGCCTCTCGACCAACATCGGCCGGGAGAACAGAGACAGCAAGGGCAACTCCCTGTCGTCGAGGCAACGGAAGCGGATGCACCGCCTCCGGACGTGGAACGAACGCTTCCGCACCCGCGACTCCAAGGAGCGCAACCTGAAGCAAGCGCTCGGCGAGATAGACCGCATGGCCTCCGCGTTGGGCCTGCCGGAGAACGTCCGCGAGACCGCCTCGGTCATCTACCGCCGCGCACTCGACGACGGCCTCCTACCCGGGCGCTCCATCGAGGGCATCGCCACGGCGTCGCTGTACGCCGCCGCGCGGATGGCGCACGTCCCGCGTTCGCTCGACGAACTCGCGAGGGTCTCGCGCGTGGACGAACGGGAGTTCCAAGGGGCCTACAGGTACGTCGTCCGCGAACTCGCCCTCGAAATCGAACCCGCGGACCCGACGGAGTACCTCCCGCGGTTCGCCTCGGAACTCGACGTGCCGGCGGAGACGGAGCGAACCGCCCGCGAACTGCTCGAAGACGCCAAGGAGGCGAACCTCCACTCGGGGAAATCGCCGGTCGGTCTGGCCGCCGCCGCACTGTACGCCGCCGTCCGCCTGACGAACGTCCACGTCACGCAGACGATGATTGCCGACGTGAGCGACATCTCCGAGGTGACGATTCGCAACCGCTATCAGGAACTCCTCGACGCGCGCGAGGAGTCCGCCTTCGACGGTCCGAACCCGGCCCCGCAGAGCCTCTGA
- a CDS encoding halocyanin domain-containing protein, protein MHGDSRSRRAFVGSAAVATLTALAGCSGGGTTPSQESSGGAESADAAASKRDFGGWLGATTNYDGVVEETDASEVEVTVGSQANGGAYGFSPAAVRVSSGTTVVWTWTGKGNAHDVVSTDGSFASERTGKKGHTFSRALEDAGTYKYYCSPHRAMGMKGVVVVE, encoded by the coding sequence ATGCACGGAGACAGTCGCTCGCGGCGTGCGTTCGTCGGTTCCGCGGCGGTAGCGACGCTGACCGCTCTCGCGGGCTGTTCCGGCGGCGGCACCACGCCGTCGCAGGAGTCCTCCGGCGGGGCGGAGTCCGCCGACGCCGCGGCGTCGAAGCGCGACTTCGGGGGATGGCTCGGCGCGACGACGAACTACGACGGCGTGGTCGAGGAGACGGACGCCTCCGAGGTGGAGGTGACGGTGGGGTCGCAGGCCAACGGCGGAGCGTACGGCTTCTCTCCCGCCGCGGTTCGCGTCTCGTCCGGCACGACGGTCGTCTGGACGTGGACCGGGAAGGGAAACGCCCACGACGTCGTCTCGACGGACGGCTCGTTCGCGTCCGAACGCACCGGCAAGAAGGGACACACGTTCTCCCGGGCGTTGGAGGATGCGGGGACGTACAAGTACTACTGCTCCCCCCACCGGGCGATGGGAATGAAGGGCGTCGTAGTCGTGGAGTGA
- a CDS encoding Htur_1727 family rSAM-partnered candidate RiPP, whose product MNGDDESADANAGAGRTAPDARGTENREPRRARPDAGREWELFVREEAAGPLRHVGSVTGRTAAVAREQGESLFGWTAEAMWLCPADEVRRVGGRSLDGAAYAGDGESDGGDGRENGESREDGECRGDGNARDDAAETEVPG is encoded by the coding sequence ATGAACGGGGACGACGAGAGCGCAGACGCGAACGCGGGCGCGGGACGCACCGCGCCGGACGCACGAGGCACCGAGAACCGCGAACCGCGGCGGGCGCGCCCCGACGCGGGCAGAGAGTGGGAACTGTTCGTCCGCGAGGAGGCGGCCGGCCCCCTCCGGCACGTCGGCAGCGTGACCGGGAGAACCGCCGCCGTCGCGCGCGAGCAAGGCGAGTCGCTGTTCGGGTGGACCGCGGAAGCGATGTGGCTCTGCCCGGCCGACGAGGTGCGGCGCGTCGGCGGGCGGTCCCTCGACGGCGCGGCGTACGCGGGCGACGGAGAGAGCGACGGCGGGGATGGTCGCGAGAACGGGGAGAGCCGCGAGGACGGAGAGTGTCGCGGAGACGGGAACGCCCGCGACGACGCCGCGGAGACGGAGGTGCCGGGATGA